A genome region from candidate division KSB1 bacterium includes the following:
- a CDS encoding V-type ATP synthase subunit D, translated as MAKIKLTKNELKTQKDALKRFTRYLPTLELKKKQLIMEIKKIKKRVNELQEENKRIEGEVSDWIAVYSDTSVDLQELVQVEDLETETGNIAGIDIPVFKNLTFKDIEYDDFETPLWVDKGLNLLKEQITRRIEWQIAEEQQELISKELQTTIQRIKLFEEIKIPEARENIRKIQIFLGDQQTAEVVRGKIAKKKIQRKKAEAA; from the coding sequence ATGGCAAAGATAAAGCTGACCAAAAATGAGTTAAAAACTCAAAAAGATGCTCTCAAGCGCTTTACTCGCTATCTCCCGACACTGGAGCTGAAAAAGAAACAATTGATCATGGAGATCAAAAAGATTAAAAAGCGGGTAAACGAACTGCAGGAGGAAAACAAGCGGATTGAAGGCGAGGTTTCCGACTGGATTGCAGTGTATTCGGATACCTCGGTGGATTTGCAAGAACTCGTACAGGTTGAAGATTTAGAAACCGAAACCGGAAACATTGCCGGTATCGATATACCTGTGTTTAAAAACCTGACCTTTAAAGATATTGAATATGATGATTTTGAAACCCCGCTGTGGGTTGATAAAGGGCTAAATCTGTTAAAAGAACAGATTACTCGCCGGATAGAATGGCAAATTGCCGAGGAACAGCAAGAGTTGATCAGCAAGGAATTGCAGACCACAATCCAACGGATCAAATTGTTTGAAGAGATTAAAATTCCGGAAGCCCGGGAAAATATCCGGAAAATACAGATCTTTCTGGGCGATCAGCAAACCGCGGAAGTGGTGCGCGGAAAAATTGCCAAGAAAAAGATTCAACGCAAGAAAGCAGAGGCGGCCTGA